A genome region from Setaria italica strain Yugu1 chromosome III, Setaria_italica_v2.0, whole genome shotgun sequence includes the following:
- the LOC101762121 gene encoding uncharacterized protein LOC101762121 has translation MPHAKTDSEVTSLAPSSPPRSPPRTRPVYYVQSPSRDSHDGEKTATSVHSTPALSPMASPRHSHSSVGRDSSSSRFSGHPKRGHHKGDKSSAGRKGAPPGKGWQEIGVIEEEGLLDDEEHTRIVPKKCYYFLVFVLGFVALFSFFALVLWGASRSQKPQIVMKSIKFENFIIQAGTDASLVPTDMATTNATVKFTYRNKGTFFGIHVTADPFQLAYSQLTLANGDLKKFYQARSSRRTVSVAVLGNKVPLYGGGPTLMAAPAAGGGKQAASSSSVAPVPMVLRTTLHSRAYVLGALVKPKFTMAVECRVVMNPSKLNKIISLEKACHYS, from the exons ATGCCGCACGCCAAGACGGATTCGGAGGTGACGAGCCtggcgccgtcctcgccgccgcgctccccgcCGCGCACGCGCCCCGTCTACTACGTGCAGAGCCCCTCCAGGGACTCGCACGACGGCGAGAAGACGGCCACCTCCGTCCACTCCACGCCGGCGCTCAGCCCCATGGCGTCGCCGCGCCACTCCCACTCCTCCGTCGGCAGGGACTCCTCCTCCAGCCGATTCTCGGGCCACCCCAAGCGCGGCCACCACAAGGGGGACAAATCGTCGGCGGGGCGCAAGGGCGCGCCGCCGGGCAAGGGATGGCAGGAGATCGGGGTCATCGAGGAGGAGGGGCTCCTGGACGACGAGGAGCACACCAGGATCGTGCCCAAGAAGTGCTACTACTTCCTCGTCTTCGTTCTCGGATTCGTCGCGCTCTTCTCCTTCTTCGCGCTCGTGCTCTGGGGGGCAAGCAGATCCCAGAAGCCGCAGATCGTCATGAAG agcATCAAGTTCGAGAACTTCATCATCCAGGCCGGCACCGACGCGTCGCTGGTGCCCACCGACATGGCCACCACCAACGCCACCGTCAAGTTCACCTACCGCAACAAGGGCACCTTCTTCGGCATCCACGTCACGGCAGACCCATTCCAGCTCGCCTACAGTCAGCTCACGCTAGCAAACGGAGAC CTCAAGAAGTTCTACCAGGCTCGCAGCAGCCGCCGGACCGTGAGCGTCGCCGTGCTGGGCAACAAGGTGCCGCTGTACGGCGGGGGCCCGACGctgatggcggcgccggcggccggcggcgggaagcaggcggcgagcagcagcagcgtggcGCCGGTGCCCATGGTGCTCCGGACGACGCTGCACTCGCGGGCCTACGTGCTGGGCGCGCTGGTGAAGCCCAAGTTCACCATGGCCGTGGAGTGCAGGGTGGTCATGAACCCCAGCAAGCTCAACAAGATCATCTCCCTGGAGAAGGCCTGCCACTACTCCTAA
- the LOC101762800 gene encoding probable receptor-like protein kinase At1g49730: MPALLLRRPSPAPLLLLLLFVSSPAFFSPSPAATAVGDCPLDFSWANFTLASAACSDPTQRPACCRYINAFVAISIARYANATGRLGVPPAFAEICLSSVSETFKMRGIPTDADVFCGLGPKIRVSYQCAGRETVLEMMQSPNFNDVIGSCRGPLSLDITCKTCLNYGLAYLRRLIGSDDNVALSVCRNAVFVTLATQEGILSYDDIVTCFFGVQGITTFPGPSSVTSTPASSPNVTVDSPPAPKIKSLPQKRQQHYRITVIPGIGIGVILLAVLLQIVLVVLIRRKSRELKNAEFPVQNQDNTFHHNQSWRYPEGQSPMFQRYSYKETMKATDNFSTVIGKGGFGTVFKAQFSDGSVAAVKRMDKVSRQAEEEFCREMELLARLHHRHLVTLKGFCIEKKERFLVYEYMANGSLKDHLHSSGRKPLSWQTRLQIAMDVANALEYLHFFCNPPLCHRDIKSSNILLDEHFVAKLADFGLAHASRTGAISFEAVNTDIRGTPGYMDPEYVVTQELTEKSDIYSYGVLLLELVTGRRAIQDNKNLVEWAQMHLSSGVISPEMVDPRIKSGVDMDQLHLVIGIVQWCTQREGRQRPSIRQVLRMLSERLDPGNGSFGEGMEDAEGGFYPRSSKSGAQHRNELIPHSGDMRSLHSSSSTTRSYCSRSMLLESGQTQSPPETL, encoded by the exons ATGCCGGCGCTGCTCCTCCGCCGGCCCTCCCCCGCTCCCCTGCTACTTTTATTGCTGTTCGTCTCATCCCCTGCCTTCTTCTCCCCAAGCCCCGCTGCAACCGCCGTCGGAG ATTGCCCTTTGGATTTCAGTTGGGCAAACTTCACATTAGCTTCCGCTGCCTGCTCTGATCCAACCCAGCGGCCAGCCTGCTGCCGCTACATCAACGCGTTCGTTGCCATTTCCATTGCTCGCTACGCCAATGCCACCGGTAGGCTGGGGGTCCCTCCTGCCTTTGCGGAGATCTGTCTCAGCTCAGTGTCTGAAACATTCAAGATGCGGGGAATCCCCACTGATGCTGATGTGTTTTGCGGCCTAGGCCCAAAAATAAGGGTTTCATATCAGTGCGCTGGACGGGAGACCGTGCTGGAAATGATGCAATCCCCAAATTTCAATGATGTCATTGGAAGCTGCAGGGGCCCTCTATCACTGGATATTACCTGCAAGACTTGCTTGAATTATGGCCTTGCGTACCTTCGTCGCCTCATCGGTTCAGATGATAATGTTGCCCTGAGTGTGTGCCGGAATGCAGTTTTTGTAACGCTTGCGACTCAAGAGGGTATTCTTTCATACGATGACATTGTCACTTGCTTCTTTGGTGTCCAAGGAATCACCACCTTTCCAG GACCATCTTCTGTCACATCTACTCCAGCATCCTCTCCAAATGTCACTGTTGATTCTCCTCCAGCTCCAAAGATCAAGAGTCTTCCACAGAAACGTCAGCAGCATTACCGGATTACAGTTATTCCAGGGATAGGAATAGGGGTTATATTGCTTGCCGTGCTGCTGCAAATCGTCTTAGTGGTACTGATTCGTAGAAAGAGCAGGGAACTGAAGAATGCTGAATTTCCTGTTCAGAATCAAGATAACACATTTCACCACAATCAATCCTGGAGGTACCCTGAAG GCCAATCACCAATGTTCCAAAGGTATAGCTACAAAGAAACAATGAAAGCAACGGATAATTTCAGCACAGTTATTGGAAAGGGAGGTTTTGGAACTGTCTTCAAAGCTCAGTTTAGTGATGGCTCTGTAGCTGCAGTGAAAAGGATGGACAAGGTTTCAAGACAAGCCGAAGAAGAGTTCTGTCGAGAAATGGAACTCTTGGCTAGGTTGCATCATCGTCACCTCGTAACCCTCAAGGGCTTCTGtattgaaaagaaagaaag GTTTCTTGTGTATGAATACATGGCGAACGGAAGCCTAAAAGATCACCTGCACT CATCTGGAAGGAAGCCATTAAGCTGGCAGACTAGGCTACAGATTGCCATGGATGTGGCCAATGCTCTC GAGTATCTCCATTTCTTTTGTAACCCTCCACTCTGCCATAGAGACATCAAATCGAGCAACATTCTGTTAGATGAGCATTTTGTTGCCAAG CTTGCTGATTTTGGCCTTGCACATGCATCAAGAACTGGAGCTATCAGCTTTGAAGCTGTGAACACGGATATACGAGGAACCCCGG GGTACATGGATCCCGAATATGTGGTAACTCAAGAGCTGACAGAGAAGAGTGATATATACAGCTATGGCGTGCTTCTGCTGGAGCTTGTGACCGGACGGAGAGCAATCCAAGACAACAAGAACTTGGTTGAGTGGGCGCAGATGCACCTATCGTCCGGAGTGATCTCTCCTGAAATGGTAGACCCAAGGATCAAGTCCGGTGTTGACATGGATCAGCTGCATCTAGTGATTGGCATTGTCCAGTGGTGCACCCAGAGGGAAGGGCGGCAGAGGCCATCCATCAGGCAGGTGCTGAGGATGCTATCCGAGAGGCTGGATCCCGGGAATGGCAGCTTTGGTGAGGGAATGGAAGACGCAGAGGGGGGCTTTTATCCTCGGAGCAGCAAAAGTGGCGCTCAGCACAGGAACGAGCTGATCCCCCACAGCGGTGACATGAGGTCCCTGCATTCGTCATCGAGCACAACGAGATCCTACTGCAGCCGTAGCATGCTACTTGAAAGTGGGCAGACTCAGTCGCCCCCAGAAACTCTGTAA
- the LOC101768774 gene encoding PI-PLC X domain-containing protein At5g67130 yields the protein MILPVRPGKGMLALATRTDLPSIMPTSRRLLQQRLAAAIIVASVTAASGAALVGDSCSAAAASCGAGLRCTTCVPPPGTGPAACARTTPLDPKMHGAALPFNRYSWLTTHNSFAIVGTKSPLGSAIISPPNQEDSVSSQLRNGVRGLMLDAYDFNNDVWLCHSFAGKCIAFTAYVPALTVLKDIEAFLASNPSEVVTVFIEDYAAPGSLSNVFNAAGLTKYWFPVDRMPAPGKDWPLLKDMIADNHRLIVFTSKQGKQGTEGLAYQWDYVVENQYGSQGLVDGRCPSRAESKPMDSTAQSLILMNFFTTNPSQSWACGNNSAPLVSRLRTCYDASAKRWPNFIAVDFYMRSGGGGAPLATDVANGRLQCGCDTIAHCTTTKSGTCAMPSSSAPAASPRAAGAAAPSPGPGPAAAASPSPSMSSSPRAAPAPAAAPVLVGAAPS from the exons ATGATTCTCCCCGTACGTCCCGGAAAAGGCATGCTTGCATTGGCAACACGTACGGATCTACCATCGATCATGCCGACGAGCCGGCGGCTCCTCCAGCAGCGGCTCGCCGCGGCCATCATTGTGGCATCGGTCACCGCGGCGTCGGGCGCCGCGCTTGTGGGGGATtcgtgctcggcggcggcggcgtcctgcgGCGCCGGGCTGCGGTGCACGACGTGCGTGCCTCCGCCGGGGACGGGGCCCGCCGCCTGCGCCCGGACGACGCCCCTCGACCCCAAGATGCACGGCGCGGCGCTGCCCTTCAACCGCTACTCGTGGCTGACCACACACAACTCCTTCGCCATCGTCGGCACCAAGTCGCCCCTGGGGTCCGCCATCATCTCGCCGCCCAACCAGGAGGACTCTGTCAGCAGCCAGCTCCGGAACGGCGTGAGGGGCCTCATGCTCGACGCCTACGACTTCAACAACGACGTCTGGCTCTGCCACTCGTTCGCCGGCAAGTGCATCGCCTTCACCGCCTACGTGCCCGCGCTCACCGTGCTCAAGGACATCGAGGCCTTCCTCGCCTCCAACCCCTCCGAGGTCGTCACCGTCTTCATCGAGGACTACGCCGCGCCGGGATCCCTCAGCAACGTCTTCAACGCCGCCGGCCTCACCAAGTACTGGTTCCCCGTGGACAGGATGCCCGCCCCTGGCAAGGACTGGCCGCTGCTCAAGGACATGATCGCCGACAACCACCGGCTCATCGTCTTCACGTCCAAGCAAGGCAAGCAAGGGACCGAAGGACTCGCATACCAGTGGGACTACGTCGTCGAAAACCAAT atggcagCCAGGGCCTTGTTGACGGCAGGTGCCCCAGCCGGGCCGAGTCGAAGCCCATGGACTCGACGGCCCAATCCCTGATTCTCATGAACTTCTTCACCACCAACCCCAGCCAGAGCTGGGCCTGCGGGAACAACTCGGCGCCGCTAGTCAGCAGGCTCCGGACCTGCTACGACGCCTCCGCCAAGCGCTGGCCCAACTTCATCGCCGTGGACTTCTAcatgaggagcggcggcggcggagctcccctGGCCACCGACGTCGCCAATGGCCGCCTCCAGTGTGGCTGCGACACCATAGCACACTGCACCACCACCAAGTCCGGCACATGCGCCATGCCATCGTCATCAGCTCCTGCTGCTTCTCCTCGGGCGGCAGGGGCAGCCGCACCCTCTCCTGGGCCTGGACCGGCAGCTGCTGCTTCTCCAAGTCCAAGCATGTCATCATCTCcccgggcggcgccggcacctGCAGCAGCTCCAGTACTAGTAGGGGCGGCGCCGAGCTAA
- the LOC101763208 gene encoding cationic peroxidase SPC4: MAATRASCVVVVLLLIIAASNVGGLSVDFHAASCPQLEGIVRGAVQAARAQDVQVTAGLLRIFFHDCLPQGCDASILLDGEKANGPNASLQPRALQLIENIRAKVHAACGPTVSCADIIALATRDAVSLAGGPSFAMPQGRTDSFRPASDDEIATLPSPFEDVGNLLGNFTSKGLADPADLVALSGGHTVGKASCIFIRADDDFSIRLNATCSAGPTKKQSLDVVTPDAFDNGYFVALRNVHGVLHSDQGLAGHPRTAGIVRDFAANQTAFFHQFAKSMVKLGNIKGAAGEIRRNSCFRTNKARLNDGLDILNALIDDAIVAL, from the coding sequence ATGGCGGCAACAAGGGCTAGttgtgtcgtcgtcgtcctcctgctGATTATCGCCGCCTCCAACGTCGGTGGTTTGTCCGTGGACTTCCACGCGGCGTCGTGCCCTCAGCTTGAGGGCATCGTGCGCGGCGCCGTGCAGGCCGCGCGCGCCCAGGACGTGCAGGtcaccgccggcctcctccgcaTCTTCTTCCACGACTGCCTCCCGCAGGGGTGCGACGCCTCCATCCTGCTCGACGGCGAGAAGGCCAACGGGCCCAACGCCTCCCTGCAGCCCCGGGCGCTGCAGCTCATCGAGAACATCCGCGCCAAGGTGCACGCCGCATGCGGACccaccgtctcctgcgccgacatcatCGCGCTCGCAACCCGCGACGCCGTCAGCCTGGCCGGAGGCCCGTCCTTCGCCATGCCCCAGGGCCGCACCGACAGCTTCAGGCCCGCTTCCGACGACGAGATAGCCACCCTCCCCTCGCCCTTCGAAGACGTCGGCAATCTCCTCGGCAACTTCACCAGCAAGGGCCtcgccgaccccgccgacctcgTCGCGCTCTCCGGCGGACACACCGTCGGCAAGGCCAGCTGCATCTTCATCAGAGCGGACGATGACTTCTCCATCAGGCTCaacgccacctgctccgccggCCCGACCAAGAAGCAGAGCCTCGACGTCGTCACGCCCGACGCCTTCGACAACGGCTACTTCGTGGCCCTCAGGAACGTTCATGGCGTGCTCCACTCCGACCAGGGCCTCGCCGGCCACCCGCGCACCGCCGGCATCGTCAGGGATTTCGCCGCCAACCAGACCGCCTTCTTCCACCAGTTTGCAAAGTCCATGGTCAAGCTCGGAAACATCAAGGGAGCTGCAGGCGAGATACGCCGCAACAGCTGCTTCAGGACCAACAAAGCCCGCCTCAACGATGGCCTCGATATCCTCAACGCCCTCATCGACGACGCCATCGTCGCCCTGTGA